In a single window of the Cumulibacter soli genome:
- the pntB gene encoding Re/Si-specific NAD(P)(+) transhydrogenase subunit beta, which yields MFTLAGLVSGAYVVAAVLFILALAGLSRHETARAGNFAGMAGMAIALVATIALAVSNSERPGAVTFALIVAAMLVGGSIGIWRARTVEMTGMPELIALLHSFVGLAAVLVGYNAYLVGESGDTAHLVEVFLGVLIGAVTFTGSIVAFLKLSARMPSAPMMLPGRHLLNLAILVASAGLLAWFIAAESVVPLIIMTALALLLGFHLVAAIGGGDMPVVVSMLNSYSGWAAAAAGFMLGNDLLIITGALVGSSGAILSYIMCKAMNRSFVSVIAGGFGAAEVSGSDRSYGTHREVRADEVASMLGSARSVIIAPGYGMAVARAQYPVAELTAALRERGISVRFAIHPVAGRLPGHMNVLLAEAKVPYDIVEELVEINDDFADTDVVLVIGANDTVNPAALDEPDSPIAGMPVLEVWEAREVVVFKRSMAAGYAGVQNPLFFKENTGMLFGDAKDRVNDILDALRAS from the coding sequence TTGTTCACGTTAGCGGGGTTAGTGAGCGGTGCGTACGTCGTCGCCGCAGTGCTATTCATCCTGGCGCTAGCCGGGCTGTCGCGGCATGAGACGGCTCGAGCCGGCAACTTTGCCGGGATGGCTGGTATGGCGATCGCTTTGGTGGCGACGATCGCGCTCGCCGTGAGTAATAGCGAACGGCCGGGGGCAGTGACGTTCGCGTTGATCGTGGCGGCGATGCTCGTCGGTGGGTCTATCGGCATCTGGCGGGCGCGTACGGTCGAGATGACTGGCATGCCTGAGCTCATCGCGTTGCTGCATAGTTTTGTCGGTCTTGCCGCCGTACTCGTGGGCTACAACGCCTACCTCGTCGGGGAATCTGGCGATACCGCTCACCTGGTGGAGGTGTTCCTCGGCGTACTGATCGGTGCGGTGACGTTCACCGGTTCGATCGTGGCTTTCCTGAAGTTGAGTGCTCGGATGCCCTCGGCGCCGATGATGCTTCCGGGCCGGCACCTACTCAATCTCGCGATCTTGGTGGCCTCGGCCGGGTTACTGGCGTGGTTCATTGCCGCGGAGTCAGTGGTCCCGCTGATCATCATGACGGCGTTGGCTCTGCTGTTGGGCTTTCATTTGGTGGCGGCGATCGGCGGCGGCGATATGCCCGTCGTCGTATCGATGCTGAACAGCTACTCGGGTTGGGCGGCCGCTGCGGCAGGCTTCATGTTGGGCAACGATCTGCTCATCATCACCGGTGCGCTCGTCGGTTCCTCGGGCGCGATCCTGTCCTACATCATGTGCAAGGCCATGAACCGGTCGTTTGTCTCGGTGATCGCAGGTGGTTTCGGGGCGGCTGAAGTGAGCGGTTCCGACCGCTCATACGGCACCCATCGCGAAGTCCGCGCCGATGAGGTTGCCTCGATGCTCGGCTCAGCACGCTCGGTGATCATCGCGCCGGGGTATGGAATGGCGGTCGCGCGGGCACAGTACCCCGTCGCGGAACTGACTGCGGCGTTGCGCGAGCGCGGAATTTCGGTACGGTTCGCGATCCATCCGGTCGCGGGTCGTCTGCCCGGCCACATGAACGTTCTGCTGGCCGAGGCTAAGGTGCCGTACGACATCGTTGAAGAACTCGTCGAGATCAATGACGATTTCGCGGATACCGACGTAGTGCTGGTGATCGGCGCAAATGACACGGTCAACCCGGCTGCGCTGGACGAGCCGGACAGCCCGATCGCTGGCATGCCGGTGCTCGAGGTGTGGGAGGCGCGCGAGGTCGTGGTGTTCAAGCGGTCGATGGCCGCGGGGTACGCCGGCGTGCAGAATCCGCTGTTCTTCAAGGAGAACACCGGAATGCTGTTCGGGGATGCGAAGGACCGCGTCAACGACATCCTCGATGCCCTGCGCGCATCCTGA
- a CDS encoding Re/Si-specific NAD(P)(+) transhydrogenase subunit alpha, whose product MRIGVLKESGDALVAATAATSAQLVNLGYHVTVQHGAGSAAAQPDEAYVAAGAELGEAEEVLRSDIVLKVGAPTEAEIAQLSPGTMVIAQLAPARNPELVSSMQTRGVTALAMDAVPRISRAQSMDVLSSLANVAGYRAVVEAAGEYGRQFGGQVTAAGKTAPARVFVVGAGVAGLAAIGTAGSLGAIVRAFDVRAEVAEQIESMGAQFVTVDMPQQVSEDGYASEMSAEQEAATAAMYDEEARAADIVITTALIPGRPAPKLISADTIAAMRPGSVIVDLAAAQGGNCAGTLAGERVVTDSGVTILGYTDLPARLAAQSSQLYGSNVVNLLTLMTPAKDGVASLDLDDVILRGITVAHEGALLWPPPPVQVSAAPAAPAPQPEPVAEPPRNPRMRLYAGGLVAVLIALVASVGPPSLIGHLTVFALAVVVGYYVISNVTHALHTPLMSETNAISGIILLGGLLQVGSDNTLVTVIALLAVLVASINIVGGFLVTSRMLKMFRKD is encoded by the coding sequence GTGCGCATCGGGGTACTGAAAGAATCTGGTGATGCGCTCGTGGCGGCCACCGCCGCCACGAGCGCGCAACTTGTCAACCTCGGTTACCACGTCACCGTGCAACACGGCGCTGGATCGGCCGCGGCACAACCGGATGAGGCCTATGTTGCGGCCGGCGCCGAGTTGGGCGAGGCCGAAGAAGTGCTGCGCAGCGACATCGTGCTGAAAGTTGGGGCTCCGACCGAAGCCGAGATCGCGCAGCTATCCCCTGGCACGATGGTGATTGCCCAGCTCGCTCCCGCGCGCAATCCCGAACTCGTATCGAGCATGCAAACTCGCGGCGTGACGGCGCTCGCGATGGACGCTGTCCCGCGGATCTCTCGGGCGCAGTCGATGGACGTGCTGTCCTCGCTGGCGAACGTCGCAGGGTACCGGGCGGTCGTGGAAGCAGCCGGCGAATACGGTCGGCAGTTCGGCGGACAGGTCACCGCGGCCGGCAAGACTGCGCCCGCGCGCGTGTTCGTCGTCGGCGCAGGTGTCGCCGGACTCGCCGCAATCGGCACGGCGGGCAGTCTCGGCGCGATCGTCCGCGCGTTCGACGTACGCGCGGAGGTCGCCGAGCAGATCGAATCGATGGGCGCGCAGTTCGTCACCGTCGACATGCCGCAGCAGGTCAGCGAGGACGGGTACGCGTCCGAGATGTCGGCTGAGCAGGAGGCCGCGACCGCTGCGATGTACGACGAGGAAGCCCGTGCGGCCGACATCGTGATCACCACGGCGCTGATTCCCGGACGCCCGGCCCCGAAACTCATCTCGGCCGACACGATTGCCGCGATGCGCCCGGGTTCGGTCATCGTCGACCTCGCTGCCGCCCAGGGCGGAAACTGTGCGGGCACGCTCGCCGGCGAACGGGTCGTGACCGACAGCGGCGTCACCATTCTCGGCTACACCGACTTGCCAGCACGGCTAGCGGCCCAATCGTCCCAGTTGTATGGGTCGAACGTCGTGAACCTGCTGACCTTGATGACCCCAGCGAAGGACGGCGTCGCCAGCCTCGACCTGGACGATGTCATTCTCCGCGGGATCACCGTGGCACACGAGGGGGCTCTGCTCTGGCCGCCACCGCCCGTTCAGGTCTCTGCGGCGCCTGCGGCTCCCGCGCCGCAGCCTGAGCCGGTCGCCGAGCCGCCACGCAATCCGCGAATGCGGCTGTACGCCGGCGGGCTAGTCGCCGTGCTCATTGCGCTCGTGGCCAGCGTCGGGCCGCCGAGTCTGATCGGACACCTCACCGTGTTCGCGCTGGCGGTTGTTGTGGGCTACTACGTGATCAGCAACGTGACCCACGCGCTGCACACACCGCTGATGAGCGAGACGAATGCGATCTCCGGGATCATTCTGCTGGGCGGACTGTTGCAGGTCGGAAGCGACAACACGCTCGTCACGGTGATCGCGCTGCTCGCCGTCCTCGTAGCCAGTATCAATATCGTCGGCGGATTCTTGGTGACCTCGCGGATGCTCAAGATGTTCCGGAAGGACTGA
- the rlmB gene encoding 23S rRNA (guanosine(2251)-2'-O)-methyltransferase RlmB — protein sequence MPGNSQRRGAMRKGGTKKGQVVGSGGQRRKGLEGRGPTPKAADRPNHKAYRRAQSGGPKVAGRKTRSNRSTASGPELLVGRNPVVEALRADVPATALYIAERMDLDDRVREAIRESQSRGIPIQEVSRAELDRLTGGALHQGVGIAVPPFQYADPADIIAGAVDAGEAPLLVALDGVQDPRNLGAVVRSAAAFGAHGVIVPERRAAGMTATAWRTSAGAAARMPIAQVTNLSRTLVALQKSGVFVVGLAADGDVELQNFDGAADPLCVVVGSEGKGLSRLVAEKCDQVLSIPMAGTTESLNASVAASVALWQLASARGFGGAIELSGEQQ from the coding sequence ATGCCCGGAAACTCCCAGCGTCGCGGCGCAATGCGCAAGGGCGGAACCAAAAAGGGGCAGGTCGTCGGATCCGGCGGCCAGCGCCGTAAGGGACTCGAGGGGCGAGGACCGACCCCGAAGGCGGCGGATCGTCCGAATCACAAGGCGTACCGGCGCGCGCAGTCCGGTGGGCCAAAAGTCGCCGGCCGCAAGACGCGTTCGAACCGCTCGACCGCGTCCGGGCCAGAGTTGCTCGTCGGGCGCAATCCCGTGGTCGAGGCGCTGCGCGCCGACGTACCGGCCACAGCCTTGTACATCGCCGAGCGAATGGATCTTGACGACCGCGTTCGCGAGGCGATTCGTGAATCACAGTCGCGCGGCATTCCGATCCAAGAGGTGAGTCGCGCCGAACTGGACCGGCTCACCGGCGGAGCATTGCACCAGGGCGTGGGCATCGCCGTACCGCCGTTCCAGTACGCCGATCCGGCGGACATTATCGCCGGCGCTGTCGATGCCGGTGAGGCGCCGCTATTAGTCGCGCTGGATGGTGTGCAGGACCCGCGAAACCTGGGTGCTGTGGTGCGGTCGGCAGCCGCGTTCGGGGCGCACGGCGTGATCGTCCCCGAGCGGCGCGCAGCTGGCATGACCGCGACCGCGTGGCGTACGTCGGCCGGTGCGGCGGCTCGCATGCCGATCGCGCAAGTGACCAACCTGTCGCGGACGCTCGTTGCCTTACAGAAGTCGGGTGTGTTCGTGGTGGGGCTGGCTGCCGACGGGGACGTCGAGTTGCAGAACTTCGACGGCGCGGCCGATCCGCTATGTGTCGTGGTGGGTTCTGAAGGTAAGGGGCTCTCACGTCTGGTAGCCGAGAAGTGCGACCAAGTGTTGTCGATTCCGATGGCGGGGACGACGGAGTCGCTGAATGCGTCGGTGGCCGCGTCGGTGGCACTGTGGCAGTTGGCAAGCGCGCGGGGTTTCGGTGGTGCGATTGAGTTGAGTGGGGAGCAGCAATGA
- a CDS encoding FAD-binding and (Fe-S)-binding domain-containing protein, protein MTAIDLGMPGMPGTKIDRNTVDEDGRLKLESLLRKKFSGDVEFDSWTRATYASDSSNYRQIPLGVVFPRNQDDVEYAVECARAVDAAIVSRGGGTALAGQTCNVALIIDFSRYMNQILELNVEERWVRVQPGIVLDDLRLVTEKYDLTFAPDPATHAYCTIGGMVGNNSCGTHSVYAGKTVDNTISMRVLTYDGTVLDVGQISDAELASLAASGGREGKIYTQITAIRQQYADAVRQEFPDIPRRVSGYNLDSLSEPGGANIAKALVGSESTLVVVTEAKLKLVAWPKYRRLVVLGYPDIFRAADNAPAFRDMRGIIGCEGVDEQLTLYQRRRGMNTRSLDTLPAGKGWVFAEFGSDDEADVDAMVDEAVAAAPGSPNVLVCRSAAEQKAMWLVRETALGATARPPGEEPLVEGWEDAAVPPERLGEYLRRMEELWKEFDYHGCWYGHLGDGCMHTRSNFDTETVEGLRKYRQYLEKASAIVGELGGSMSGEHGDGQGRAELWGRMFSPEVMRGFKEFKNAWDPSGRMNPGKLIDPFPLDTNLKHGPDRPHNPMGKTTFFFGDEGFSLQDAADRCVGVGRCRRTDTGTMCPSYRATRDEKHSTRGRAKLFQEMFRGESTEATWRNEDVKNALDLCLSCKGCKTDCPTNVDMATFKSEFLSHYYKGKVRPREAYSLGMIRYGAKFASKLPSLANGVLASPVGKIVKSAAGVTNKRPAPTFAKQTLRAWLKKNVSSGPGDVVLWLDTFTNFLGPEAGIAAAKVIQAAGGKLVVPAEDLCCGRPLYDYGMLDLAKRNLEKTMRALAPAIESRTSVVVLEPSCLATFRDELLGLFPEDPRAKTLSEIALSLPEWLAAKWAGDPSRAAAPTQAAANGGAAGRDVTPARERVLLQVHCHQNANGGHAKDVEILEAIGYDVKVLDSGCCGLAGSFGFNARHADLSMKVAEDRLLPMLAAEPDAVVVADGFSCQTQIKDLAGREVKTIAELVEKAMTA, encoded by the coding sequence ATGACGGCGATCGATCTCGGGATGCCCGGGATGCCTGGCACCAAAATCGACCGGAACACGGTCGACGAGGACGGGCGGCTGAAGCTCGAATCGCTGCTACGTAAGAAGTTCAGTGGCGATGTCGAGTTCGACTCATGGACGCGCGCGACGTACGCGAGTGACTCGTCGAATTACCGTCAGATTCCGCTGGGCGTTGTGTTTCCCCGCAATCAGGACGATGTGGAGTACGCCGTTGAGTGTGCGCGAGCCGTCGATGCGGCCATCGTGTCGCGCGGTGGCGGTACCGCGTTGGCGGGGCAGACGTGCAACGTCGCGCTGATCATCGACTTTTCCCGGTATATGAATCAGATTCTCGAGTTGAACGTCGAGGAGCGCTGGGTGCGGGTGCAGCCCGGGATCGTGCTGGATGATCTACGCCTCGTGACCGAGAAGTATGACCTCACTTTTGCTCCGGACCCGGCGACGCATGCCTACTGCACGATCGGTGGCATGGTCGGTAACAACTCGTGCGGTACGCATTCGGTGTATGCCGGTAAGACCGTCGACAATACGATCTCGATGCGGGTGCTCACCTACGACGGCACGGTGTTGGACGTCGGTCAGATCTCCGATGCTGAACTCGCATCGCTAGCCGCATCCGGCGGGCGGGAAGGCAAGATCTACACGCAAATCACCGCTATCCGGCAGCAGTACGCCGATGCGGTGCGCCAAGAGTTTCCGGACATCCCGCGCCGAGTCAGTGGTTACAACCTCGACTCCCTAAGTGAACCCGGCGGTGCGAACATCGCGAAGGCACTGGTCGGTAGCGAGTCGACGCTGGTCGTCGTCACCGAAGCGAAGCTGAAACTGGTGGCGTGGCCGAAGTATCGACGGCTGGTTGTGCTGGGCTATCCGGATATCTTCCGCGCCGCCGACAACGCGCCGGCATTCCGCGATATGCGCGGCATTATCGGCTGTGAGGGTGTCGATGAGCAGTTGACGCTGTACCAACGCCGCCGCGGGATGAACACGCGATCGCTCGATACTTTGCCCGCAGGTAAGGGCTGGGTGTTCGCCGAGTTCGGGTCCGATGACGAAGCCGATGTCGATGCGATGGTCGACGAGGCCGTCGCTGCCGCGCCTGGTTCGCCGAACGTTCTGGTGTGCCGCAGCGCCGCTGAGCAGAAGGCAATGTGGCTGGTTCGGGAGACGGCGTTGGGTGCGACGGCGCGCCCGCCGGGTGAGGAACCGCTCGTTGAGGGCTGGGAGGACGCCGCCGTACCCCCGGAGCGTCTCGGTGAGTACCTGCGCCGAATGGAGGAACTCTGGAAAGAGTTCGACTACCACGGGTGCTGGTATGGACACCTCGGTGACGGGTGCATGCACACACGCTCGAACTTCGATACCGAAACGGTCGAGGGGCTGCGTAAGTACCGGCAGTACCTAGAAAAGGCGTCGGCAATCGTGGGTGAGCTCGGCGGTTCGATGTCCGGCGAGCACGGCGACGGCCAGGGCCGCGCCGAGCTATGGGGCCGGATGTTCTCGCCGGAAGTGATGCGAGGCTTCAAGGAATTTAAGAATGCGTGGGATCCGAGTGGTCGGATGAACCCGGGCAAGTTGATCGACCCGTTCCCGCTGGATACGAACCTCAAGCATGGACCTGATCGCCCGCACAACCCGATGGGGAAGACGACGTTCTTCTTCGGGGACGAGGGATTCTCGCTGCAGGATGCTGCCGACCGTTGCGTTGGTGTGGGGCGTTGCCGCCGCACTGATACCGGCACGATGTGTCCGTCGTACCGGGCTACTCGCGACGAGAAGCATTCCACTCGCGGTCGAGCAAAACTCTTCCAGGAGATGTTCCGTGGCGAGAGCACTGAGGCGACGTGGCGCAACGAGGACGTGAAGAATGCGCTGGATCTTTGCCTTTCCTGTAAGGGATGCAAGACCGACTGCCCGACGAATGTCGATATGGCGACCTTCAAGTCGGAGTTCCTCTCGCACTACTACAAGGGCAAGGTACGCCCGCGCGAGGCGTACTCGCTGGGCATGATCCGGTACGGGGCGAAGTTTGCCTCGAAGCTGCCGTCGCTGGCGAACGGCGTACTCGCCTCACCGGTGGGCAAGATTGTCAAGTCGGCTGCGGGCGTGACGAATAAGCGCCCAGCGCCCACGTTCGCAAAGCAGACCCTGCGCGCTTGGCTGAAGAAGAATGTCTCGAGCGGGCCAGGCGATGTGGTGCTGTGGCTGGACACGTTCACGAACTTCCTAGGACCCGAGGCCGGGATCGCGGCGGCCAAGGTGATTCAGGCGGCCGGTGGAAAGTTGGTCGTTCCCGCCGAAGATCTGTGCTGCGGCCGCCCGCTCTACGACTACGGCATGCTTGATTTGGCGAAGCGGAACCTTGAGAAGACCATGCGTGCCTTGGCGCCGGCCATCGAGTCGCGTACGTCGGTCGTGGTCCTGGAGCCGTCATGCCTGGCGACGTTCCGCGACGAACTGCTCGGTTTGTTCCCCGAGGACCCGCGAGCGAAGACGCTGAGCGAGATCGCGCTGTCGCTGCCGGAGTGGCTCGCTGCCAAGTGGGCCGGCGACCCGTCGCGCGCTGCGGCCCCGACGCAAGCGGCGGCAAACGGCGGCGCGGCCGGCCGGGACGTTACGCCGGCCCGTGAGCGAGTGCTTCTGCAGGTGCACTGCCATCAGAACGCGAACGGCGGTCACGCCAAGGATGTGGAGATCCTTGAGGCGATCGGTTACGACGTGAAGGTGCTTGATTCGGGCTGCTGTGGACTCGCAGGTTCGTTTGGGTTTAACGCCCGACATGCGGATCTGTCGATGAAGGTTGCCGAGGACAGGCTGTTGCCGATGCTCGCAGCCGAACCGGACGCTGTGGTGGTTGCCGACGGTTTCTCGTGTCAGACCCAGATCAAGGATCTCGCAGGTCGTGAGGTCAAGACCATCGCCGAGCTCGTCGAAAAGGCAATGACCGCCTGA
- a CDS encoding helix-turn-helix transcriptional regulator — MRSSRLLALLMSLQRRGTRTAADLSAELEVSVRTIYRDIQALQEAGVPLWTESGPGGGIHLMPGWRSPVDGMTGEEASALIFGPAGAADLGMAGVLATARSKVRSGLPTAVGSQIDAIASRFHLDASGWFRTREPGEFLAVVAEAVWDGVRLDIRYTTGDRTRSRRLDPLGLVLKNGVWYLVAAHRGQVRTYRVQRISEALRREELAQRPADFDLPTYWASTGDDLDRRIRTLDTILRIPRASLPDLRAHVPGPATALAIERALAGAGDTETLEVALPLERLEVATAQLAAVPGVDVIEPRELRAALHALGTNLARANALKADVAP, encoded by the coding sequence GTGCGCTCCTCTCGCTTACTCGCCTTGCTGATGTCCTTGCAACGCCGGGGTACTCGCACAGCCGCCGATTTATCCGCCGAGCTTGAGGTTTCGGTGCGTACGATCTATCGGGACATTCAGGCGCTCCAAGAAGCCGGCGTTCCGCTGTGGACAGAGTCGGGGCCCGGCGGCGGCATCCACCTGATGCCCGGTTGGCGTTCGCCTGTCGACGGGATGACCGGCGAGGAGGCCAGCGCGTTGATATTCGGCCCGGCGGGCGCCGCCGACCTCGGGATGGCAGGTGTGCTGGCGACAGCGAGATCGAAGGTTCGCTCCGGGCTACCGACTGCCGTCGGTAGCCAGATCGATGCGATCGCATCCCGATTCCACCTCGATGCATCGGGTTGGTTCCGAACGCGCGAACCGGGAGAGTTTCTAGCGGTCGTCGCCGAGGCCGTGTGGGACGGCGTACGCCTCGACATCCGTTACACAACAGGAGATCGGACCCGCTCGCGGCGGCTAGATCCGCTGGGGCTCGTGCTGAAGAACGGCGTCTGGTACTTGGTTGCGGCTCATCGTGGCCAAGTGCGGACCTACCGGGTGCAACGCATTTCCGAGGCGCTTCGGCGCGAAGAACTCGCCCAGCGCCCGGCGGACTTCGACCTGCCGACGTACTGGGCATCGACGGGCGACGACCTGGACCGCCGGATCAGAACACTGGACACGATCCTCCGGATTCCGCGTGCCTCGCTGCCCGATCTTCGAGCGCACGTACCCGGTCCGGCGACTGCTCTGGCGATAGAGCGCGCACTCGCCGGGGCCGGCGACACTGAGACGTTGGAAGTTGCGCTCCCACTCGAACGTCTAGAGGTCGCCACCGCACAGCTCGCCGCCGTCCCCGGTGTCGACGTGATCGAGCCCCGAGAGTTGCGCGCCGCACTTCATGCATTGGGCACGAATCTCGCACGCGCCAACGCTTTGAAGGCAGATGTTGCACCGTAG
- a CDS encoding NUDIX hydrolase, protein MDPRQKVPSYRHEAIAVVFRVRVDAPGSSALEILAWQRNRAPYAGAWALPSGPLRPDETLGECVARHLAVRVDLGEIAHLEQLETRSDPDRDPAQRTVATAYLGLVPTTSDPVLPSNAQWWQVDDLPDMAFDHASLVGSAHQRLRAKLSYTNLGFALAPEAFTLSTLSDVYAAVLGDRPATTNLQRVLTRRGQLERAGTTAAGTGKGGRPAHLYRFSERVATVTDSFAVLRPRD, encoded by the coding sequence GTGGATCCACGCCAGAAAGTCCCGAGTTACCGCCACGAGGCGATCGCTGTGGTTTTCCGCGTGCGCGTGGACGCCCCCGGCAGTAGCGCGCTGGAAATCCTTGCCTGGCAACGAAATCGGGCGCCGTACGCCGGTGCGTGGGCTCTACCGAGTGGACCCTTACGACCCGACGAGACCCTCGGCGAGTGTGTTGCACGCCACCTCGCCGTACGGGTGGATCTAGGCGAAATCGCTCATCTCGAGCAACTCGAAACCCGTAGCGACCCCGACCGCGATCCGGCGCAACGCACGGTCGCAACGGCGTACCTGGGGCTGGTGCCGACCACCTCGGACCCAGTACTGCCGAGCAACGCGCAGTGGTGGCAGGTGGACGATCTGCCCGATATGGCCTTCGACCACGCTTCGCTCGTCGGGTCTGCCCATCAGCGGTTGCGCGCGAAGTTGTCGTACACGAACCTCGGCTTCGCGCTCGCTCCTGAGGCATTCACGCTGTCAACGCTGTCCGATGTGTACGCCGCGGTACTTGGCGATCGGCCGGCAACCACCAACCTCCAGCGGGTACTCACCCGTCGTGGTCAGCTCGAACGCGCGGGAACGACAGCCGCCGGCACGGGAAAGGGCGGACGTCCCGCACACCTGTACCGGTTCAGTGAGCGGGTCGCGACCGTCACCGACTCATTCGCCGTGCTGCGTCCGCGCGACTAG
- a CDS encoding dioxygenase has translation MNTHKRMPVVYLGHGAPPLADDELWTSQLADWSADLPRPKAILVVSAHWEAAPVTLGATRTVPLTYDFWGFPQRYFDVQYAAPGAPQLAAEVLRLLGGHVAQEEERGLDHGAYVPLVEMYPDADVPVLQLSMPTLAPAELFELGRKLAPLRYQDVLVMGSGFVTHNLGLIQFGSGANKGQRHTWSTEFDHWATETVQSGDVDALLDFMHKAPAAQLAHPRTEHFAPIFVSMGAAYGAVGEAFRAESVIDGYWYGLAKRSFQLA, from the coding sequence ATGAACACCCACAAACGCATGCCGGTCGTGTACCTGGGGCACGGTGCGCCCCCGCTCGCCGATGACGAACTGTGGACCTCCCAACTCGCCGACTGGTCGGCCGATCTTCCCCGCCCCAAGGCGATCCTGGTCGTGTCTGCTCACTGGGAGGCAGCACCGGTGACGCTCGGCGCCACCCGCACGGTGCCGCTGACGTACGACTTCTGGGGATTCCCTCAGCGGTACTTCGATGTGCAGTACGCCGCCCCGGGTGCGCCGCAGCTCGCGGCCGAGGTGCTGCGCCTGCTCGGCGGTCACGTCGCTCAAGAGGAAGAGCGCGGGCTCGATCACGGCGCCTACGTGCCGCTCGTCGAGATGTACCCTGATGCAGACGTGCCGGTGCTGCAGTTGTCGATGCCGACACTGGCCCCGGCCGAACTGTTCGAGCTGGGGCGCAAGCTGGCGCCGCTGCGCTATCAGGACGTGTTGGTGATGGGCAGCGGATTCGTGACGCATAACCTCGGGCTGATTCAGTTCGGGTCTGGCGCGAACAAGGGGCAACGGCACACCTGGTCAACCGAGTTCGACCACTGGGCAACCGAGACCGTCCAGTCCGGCGATGTCGACGCGCTGCTCGACTTCATGCACAAGGCTCCGGCGGCACAGCTCGCCCACCCACGCACCGAACACTTCGCGCCGATCTTTGTCTCTATGGGGGCGGCGTACGGGGCAGTCGGCGAGGCGTTCCGCGCCGAGTCGGTGATCGACGGCTACTGGTACGGACTCGCGAAGCGTTCCTTCCAATTGGCCTAG
- a CDS encoding SDR family oxidoreductase gives MTNIETIDKPLAGRIALVAGATRGAGRGVAQALGDAGATVWCTGRSTRQHRSEYDRAETIEDTADLINNAGGTAVARQVDHTDEAQVRDLVAQIEREHGRLDIAVTSLGGENEQGLWDKPIWEQDSAVGRGMLRGILESHLLTATHALGLLHRTTGGLHITLTDGDAAYNDTHYRINAYFDTIKTALTRLAFSFGHELAQHGGTAVALSPGWLRSEMMLDIFGVQEDNWRDAWTQTPTGETAPEDFAISESPLFLGRCVVALAADPERSRWNQRSSTSEVLAAEYGVNDLDGSRPRAWSFITALEKEPKPDVVDYR, from the coding sequence ATGACGAACATCGAAACCATCGATAAGCCATTGGCTGGGCGGATCGCGTTGGTCGCCGGGGCCACCCGAGGCGCGGGGCGCGGTGTCGCGCAAGCGCTGGGTGACGCCGGCGCGACCGTGTGGTGCACGGGCCGCAGCACCCGTCAGCACCGCTCCGAGTACGACCGTGCCGAGACAATTGAAGACACCGCAGATCTGATCAACAACGCCGGAGGAACCGCGGTTGCCCGTCAAGTCGACCACACCGATGAAGCACAGGTGCGCGATCTCGTCGCGCAGATCGAGCGCGAGCACGGTCGACTCGACATCGCCGTGACCAGCCTCGGCGGCGAGAACGAGCAGGGTCTGTGGGATAAGCCCATCTGGGAGCAAGACTCCGCCGTCGGCCGCGGCATGCTGCGCGGCATCCTCGAATCCCACCTACTGACAGCCACCCATGCGCTCGGCCTGCTGCACCGCACGACCGGCGGTCTACACATCACGCTGACCGACGGGGATGCGGCGTACAACGACACGCACTACCGGATCAACGCATACTTCGACACCATCAAGACGGCGCTCACCAGACTCGCCTTCAGTTTCGGACACGAGCTTGCGCAGCACGGCGGCACAGCCGTAGCGCTTAGCCCAGGCTGGCTGCGTTCGGAGATGATGCTCGACATCTTCGGTGTACAGGAAGACAACTGGCGTGATGCTTGGACGCAGACTCCGACCGGAGAGACGGCTCCCGAAGACTTCGCGATATCCGAATCCCCGCTGTTCCTAGGGCGGTGCGTTGTGGCGCTTGCGGCAGACCCGGAACGTAGCCGATGGAACCAGCGATCGTCGACATCCGAAGTACTCGCGGCCGAGTACGGCGTGAACGACCTCGACGGATCCCGCCCTCGGGCCTGGTCGTTCATCACCGCTTTGGAAAAGGAACCCAAGCCGGACGTCGTGGACTACCGGTAG